The Streptomyces sp. DH-12 genome has a window encoding:
- a CDS encoding aldehyde dehydrogenase family protein has product MTSTHAFWLAGRQATGETAFDVTSPWDGRVVGAVSVPTDAQVEEAVAAAYAVRDEFAATPAHVRAAALDHVSRRLAERTEEIAELISAENGKPMKWARGEVGRAVSVFRFASEEARRFNGGEAQRLDTDAGGQGRLALTRRFPKGVVLGIAPFNFPLNLCAHKVAPAIAAGAPIVLKPAPATPLSALILGELLAETGLPAGSWSVLPVPNDRMPALVQDERLPVISFTGSEKVGYAIMDSVPRKHCTLELGGNGAAVVLADFASDEDLDRAANRIATFSNYQGGQSCISVQRVIADASVYDRLLPRIVAAVEAQVTGDPSDDATDVGPLISEDAAQRVEAWVQEAVEAGATLLTGGKRDGAAYAPTVLTDVPADVTLSCEEVFGPVLTVRKVNGEEEAFAAVNDSKYGLQAGVFTHDLQTAFRAHRALEVGGVVIGDVPSYRADQMPYGGAKQSGVGREGVRFAMEDYTYERVMVLTGLAL; this is encoded by the coding sequence ATGACTTCCACCCACGCCTTCTGGCTCGCCGGCCGCCAGGCCACCGGCGAGACCGCCTTCGACGTCACCTCCCCCTGGGACGGCAGGGTCGTCGGCGCCGTGAGCGTGCCGACCGACGCCCAGGTCGAGGAGGCCGTGGCCGCCGCGTACGCCGTGCGGGACGAGTTCGCCGCCACCCCCGCCCACGTCCGGGCCGCCGCCCTGGACCACGTCAGCCGCCGGCTGGCCGAGCGCACCGAGGAGATCGCCGAGCTGATCTCCGCCGAGAACGGCAAGCCGATGAAGTGGGCCCGCGGCGAGGTCGGCCGGGCCGTGTCCGTGTTCCGCTTCGCCTCCGAGGAGGCCCGCCGCTTCAACGGCGGCGAGGCCCAGCGGCTCGACACCGACGCGGGCGGCCAGGGCCGGCTCGCCCTCACCCGCCGTTTCCCGAAGGGCGTCGTCCTCGGCATCGCGCCGTTCAACTTCCCGCTGAACCTGTGCGCCCACAAGGTGGCCCCGGCGATCGCCGCCGGCGCGCCCATCGTGCTGAAGCCGGCGCCGGCCACCCCGCTGTCCGCACTGATCCTCGGTGAGCTGCTGGCCGAGACCGGGCTGCCCGCCGGTTCCTGGAGCGTCCTGCCGGTGCCCAACGACCGCATGCCCGCCCTGGTCCAGGACGAGCGGCTGCCGGTCATCTCCTTCACCGGCTCCGAGAAGGTCGGCTACGCGATCATGGACTCGGTGCCGCGCAAGCACTGCACCCTGGAGCTGGGCGGCAACGGCGCGGCCGTCGTCCTCGCCGACTTCGCGAGCGACGAGGACCTGGACCGGGCCGCGAACCGCATCGCCACCTTCTCCAACTACCAGGGCGGCCAGTCCTGCATCTCCGTCCAGCGCGTCATCGCCGACGCCTCGGTGTACGACCGGCTGCTGCCGCGCATCGTCGCCGCCGTGGAGGCCCAGGTCACCGGTGACCCGAGCGACGACGCCACCGACGTCGGCCCGCTGATCAGCGAGGACGCCGCCCAGCGCGTCGAGGCGTGGGTGCAGGAGGCCGTCGAGGCCGGCGCCACCCTCCTCACCGGCGGCAAGCGCGACGGCGCCGCGTACGCGCCGACCGTGCTCACCGACGTGCCGGCCGACGTGACGCTCTCCTGCGAGGAGGTCTTCGGGCCGGTGCTGACGGTGCGGAAGGTGAACGGCGAGGAGGAGGCGTTCGCCGCCGTCAACGACTCCAAGTACGGCCTCCAGGCGGGCGTGTTCACCCACGACCTGCAGACGGCCTTCCGCGCCCACCGCGCGCTGGAGGTCGGCGGCGTGGTCATCGGCGACGTGCCCTCCTACCGCGCCGACCAGATGCCGTACGGCGGCGCCAAGCAGTCCGGTGTGGGCCGTGAGGGCGTGCGGTTCGCGATGGAGGACTACACCTACGAGCGGGTGATGGTCCTCACCGGTCTCGCCCTCTGA
- a CDS encoding PucR family transcriptional regulator: protein MPPTLASLVHHSALKLTVRAGEDRLDAPVRWAHASELADPVPYMEGGELLLITALKLDAEDRDAMRRYVKRLVGAGVVGLGFAVGVHYDDIPEALVEAAKEEGLPLLEVPRRTPFLAISKAVSAAIAADQYRAVTAGFAAQRELTRHTLTDGPEGLLAALAAQVDGWAALYDASGAVVAAAPDWAGRRAARLTAEVTRLRERPAPASSVVAGPENEDRVELHSLGTGRRPRAALAVGTASAPGTAERYAVHSAVALLTLTTERSRSLHAAEQRIGAAVLRMLLAGEPDHARAVAGDLYGGLLDAPFRIIVAETGAAPAARAQGDAGADALGALAEAAESAAARSGEAVLVVPEGDRLIVLAADGGTVVGACCDHAAAREAARKTNDDDLVAGLSAPAGPIAASAAYKQAEQALSVARRRGRVLVEHEQMAAGSVLPLLADDAVKAFADGLLRALRDHDATGRGDLVASLRAWLSRHGQWDAAAADLGVHRHTLRYRMRRVEEILGRSLDDPDVRMELWLALKATAADTA from the coding sequence ATGCCCCCGACGCTCGCCTCGCTCGTCCACCACTCCGCGCTCAAACTGACCGTGCGCGCGGGGGAGGACCGCCTCGACGCGCCCGTCCGCTGGGCGCACGCCAGCGAGCTCGCCGACCCGGTGCCGTACATGGAGGGCGGCGAGCTGCTCCTGATCACCGCGCTGAAACTCGACGCGGAGGACCGGGACGCGATGCGCCGCTACGTGAAGCGGCTGGTCGGCGCGGGCGTGGTCGGACTCGGTTTCGCCGTCGGCGTCCACTACGACGACATCCCCGAGGCGCTGGTCGAGGCCGCGAAGGAAGAAGGGCTGCCGCTGCTGGAGGTGCCGCGCCGCACCCCGTTCCTCGCCATCAGCAAGGCCGTGTCCGCCGCGATCGCCGCCGACCAGTACCGCGCGGTCACCGCCGGCTTCGCCGCCCAGCGGGAACTCACCCGGCACACCCTCACGGACGGCCCCGAGGGCCTGCTCGCGGCGCTCGCCGCCCAGGTCGACGGGTGGGCCGCCCTGTACGACGCCTCCGGCGCGGTCGTCGCCGCGGCGCCGGACTGGGCGGGCCGGCGCGCCGCCCGGCTGACCGCGGAGGTCACGCGGCTGCGCGAACGGCCCGCGCCCGCCTCGTCGGTGGTCGCGGGACCGGAGAACGAGGACCGGGTCGAGCTGCACTCCCTCGGCACCGGACGCCGTCCCCGCGCCGCCCTCGCCGTCGGCACCGCGTCCGCCCCCGGCACCGCCGAGCGCTACGCCGTGCACTCCGCCGTCGCGCTGCTCACCCTCACCACCGAACGCTCCCGCTCCCTGCACGCGGCCGAACAGCGCATCGGCGCGGCCGTGCTGCGCATGCTGCTCGCCGGGGAGCCGGACCACGCCCGTGCGGTCGCCGGGGACCTGTACGGCGGCCTGCTCGACGCGCCGTTCCGGATCATCGTCGCCGAGACCGGCGCCGCCCCCGCCGCCCGTGCGCAGGGCGACGCGGGCGCCGACGCCCTCGGGGCGCTCGCCGAGGCCGCCGAGTCCGCCGCCGCCCGCTCCGGCGAGGCGGTCCTCGTGGTGCCGGAGGGGGACCGGCTGATCGTGCTGGCCGCCGACGGCGGCACCGTCGTCGGCGCCTGCTGCGACCACGCCGCCGCGCGGGAGGCGGCCCGCAAGACGAACGACGACGACCTGGTCGCCGGCCTGTCCGCACCGGCCGGCCCGATCGCCGCGTCCGCCGCCTACAAGCAGGCGGAGCAGGCGCTGTCCGTGGCCCGGCGACGGGGCAGGGTGCTGGTGGAGCACGAGCAGATGGCCGCCGGCTCCGTGCTGCCGCTGCTCGCCGACGACGCGGTGAAGGCGTTCGCCGACGGGCTGCTGCGGGCGCTGCGCGACCACGACGCGACCGGCCGCGGCGACCTCGTCGCCTCCCTGCGCGCCTGGCTCTCCCGGCACGGCCAGTGGGACGCGGCCGCCGCCGACCTCGGCGTCCACCGCCACACCCTGCGCTACCGCATGCGCCGCGTCGAGGAGATCCTCGGCCGCTCCCTGGACGACCCGGACGTCCGCATGGAGCTGTGGCTCGCGCTGAAGGCGACGGCCGCGGACACCGCCTGA